In Rattus norvegicus strain BN/NHsdMcwi chromosome 3, GRCr8, whole genome shotgun sequence, a genomic segment contains:
- the Or4p4 gene encoding olfactory receptor Olr648, whose protein sequence is MDKSNNITVFILLGLSQNKNTEILCFVFFLFCYIAIWMGNVLIMISITGTQLIEQPMYFFLNYLSLSDLCYTSTVTPKLMTDLLAERKVISYNNCMIQLFTTHLFGGIEIFILTGMAYDRYVAICRPLHYTVIMSRHRCNLIIITCCTGGFVHSACQLFLTIFLPFCGPNEIDHYFCDVYPLLKLACSNTHIIGLLVIANSGLIALVTFVVLIFSYFFILYTVRAFSAESRSKALSTCSSHLTIVVLFFAPALFIYIRPATTFPEDKVFAPFYTIIAPMFNPLIYTLRNTEMKNALRKVWGHQGLLKVKLI, encoded by the coding sequence ATGGATAAAAGCAATAATATCACAGTCTTTATTTTATTGGGACTTTCCCAAAATAAGAACACTGAAATCCTCTGCTtcgtattttttttattttgctacaTTGCTATTTGGATGGGCAATGTTCTCATAATGATTTCTATCACAGGCACTCAGCTCATTGAACAACCTATGTATTTCTTCCTCAACTATCTCTCACTTTCTGACCTCTGCTACACATCCACAGTGACCCCTAAATTAATGACTGACTTACTGGCAGAAAGGAAAGTCATTTCCTATAATAATTGTATGATACAGCTCTTCACAACTCATTTATTTGGAGGAATTGAAATCTTTATTCTCACAggcatggcctatgaccgctatgtggccatttgCAGGCCCTTGCATTATACCGTGATCATGAGCAGACATAGGTGTAACTTGATCATCATAACTTGTTGCACGGGGGGATTTGTGCACTCAGCTTGTCAGCTTTTTCTCACTATCTTCTTACCATTTTGTGGCCCAAATGAGATAGATCACTATTTCTGTGATGTGTACCCTTTGTTGAAATTGGCCTGTTCCAATACACACATAATAGGTCTCTTAGTCATTGCTAACTCTGGCTTAATTGCTTTAGTGacatttgttgttttgatattCTCTTATTTTTTCATATTGTATACTGTAAGGGCATTCTCTGCAGAAAGTCGGAGCAAAGCTCTATCTACTTGCAGTTCCCATTTAACAATTGTAGTCCTTTTTTTTGCACCTGCACTATTCATTTATATCAGACCAGCCACCACATTCCCAGAAGACAAAGTGTTTGCTCCTTTTTACACCATCATAGCACCCATGTTCAATCCTCTGATCTACACACTGAGAAACACAGAGATGAAGAATGCCCTACGGAAAGTTTGGGGTCATCAAGGACTTCTGAAGGTAAAGTTAATTTAA